In a single window of the Oscarella lobularis chromosome 4, ooOscLobu1.1, whole genome shotgun sequence genome:
- the LOC136186136 gene encoding uncharacterized protein, with amino-acid sequence MNFGWERQSYRSAIVVKNPDRSISTAADTAIPLSQTSTVSLVASKKEPAAKGSGHWQARLRLAIIVTVIVVTSAAVLSPFVISWALHASTNGTRVQEMNARLEEIMTSNVSYCPYPLAHTSKGGCFLPCNALNWLEHPTIRMIKPKLSYILILINLIAGIVFTFVWIALRKSHFKFPQVFVWYLFLCSTAMGAIELAVAIAGDENIICSSNDLLDSVQNPATGCRVLGTLYHYLQISGVLLLTCSSANIWWVICFPTRARYFFEKTARIHALQFSFCWILPVILIAITYAAGGTYIPSPSSRFCLPMPQPVMLGTFVLPLSLSSITIVIMLVHVINTLYNHRQFQKKCAAPTLSNANTPTKKIATIQKLRIQFFAISVLILLMAILYETSYALNSLGDTKVIDLLAERLICLTEKGNASSNVSTLEACPETFRSYQYPALIILTDCQTILGILIVIHYAVALKAVRKLILKWITFPFIRCRKSKKYSEDRDGKI; translated from the exons ATGAATTTTGGATGGGAGAGGCAGTCTTACCGAAGCGCTATAGTCGTCAAAAATCCCGACCGCAGTATTTCGACAGCTGCTGATACAGCAATACCGCTCTCCCAAACGTCTACAGTCTCTTTAGTGGCCA GTAAAAAGGAGCCGGCGGCGAAAGGAAGTGGTCATTGGCAAGCTCGGCTGCGGCTCGCCATCATCGTCACcgtaatcgtcgtcacttccGCCGCGGTCCTCTCTCCATTTGTTATTTCGTGGGCGCTTCACGCCTCAACGAATGGTACACGTGTCCAAGAAATG AACGCTCGTCTGGAAG AAATTATGACGAGCAACGTTTCTTACTGCCCTTATCCCCTGGCTCATACCTCGAAGGGTGGATGCTTCTTGCCCTGCAATGCCTTAAATTGGCTTGAACACCCAACCATACGAATGATCAAGCCAAAGCTAAGCTATATCCTGATTCTAATCAATCTTATAGCTGGAATAGTATTTACCTTCGTTTGGATTGCATTGAGAAAATCGCA TTTCAAATTTCCTCAAGTCTTTGTCTGGTATCTTTTTCTCTGCTCAACAGCAATGG GTGCTATTGAACTGGCTGTTGCTATAGCCGGAGACGAAAACATTATATGCAGCTCCAATGACCTCCTTGACTCTGTGCAAAATCCAGCGACTGGCTGCCGCGTTTTAG GCACTCTATACCATTACCTGCAAATTTCTGGCGTCTTGTTACTCACATGTTCATCCGCCAATATTTGGTGGGTCATATGCTTTCCAACACGTGCTAGATACTTCTTCGAGAAGACGGCTCGAATTCACGCTCTACAGTTCTCCTTCTGCTGGATTCTTCCTGTCATTTTGATAGCTATAACCTATGCAGCAGGAGGAACATATATTCCGTCTCCGAGCTCTCGTTTCTGCCTCCCTATGCCTCAACCTGTCATGCTTGGAACATTCGTTCTTCCACTGTCACTATCGTCAATCACAATCGTTATCATGCTAGTGCACGTCATTAATACTTTGTACAAT CACcgtcaatttcaaaagaagTGTGCTGCACCGACGCTGAGCAACGCAAACACcccaacgaaaaaaattgcgacCATACAAAAGCTcagaattcaattttttgccaTTTCAGTTCTTATCCTACTGATGGCAATACTTTACGAGACTTCTTACGCCTTGAATTCCCTTGGAGACACCAAAGTCATCGATCTTCTTGCTGAGCGTTTGATTTGTCTGACGGAGAAAGGAAATGCCTCATCTAACGTATCAACTCTAGAAGCGTGTCCGGAAACCTTCCGCTCGTACCAGTATCCAGCTCTAATCATTCTGACAGACTGTCAAACTATTCTCGGGATTCTGATTGTCATTCACTATGCCGTTGCTCTAAAGGCAGTTAGAAAACTAATTCTAAAATGGATTACGTTTCCGTTTATACGATGTCGGAAAAGCAAGAAATACTCAGAAGACCGTGACggaaaaatttga